The following is a genomic window from Falco naumanni isolate bFalNau1 chromosome 10, bFalNau1.pat, whole genome shotgun sequence.
TATGCAATACCCACCTGCTTCAGCTTTCCCCAGCTACAAACCACAGGCAGGAGAAGAGCTaacagggagggggggaacaGAAGCAAACAGCATACGCTGCTGTTGgagcagaataagaaaaaaacctgaagcaacTGAGTGATTCACTCCAGGTTTTGCAGTGCTCTGGTTTACCCTTTTTCCACTACTTGCCATAGGGCTTTGCTCCGGAGATGCTTAAGGACTCTGTTGTCTGTAGAAAGCCTACATGCCTTGCGCTGAAGTGTTGTCTGAacaccagctgctcctccctgaCTTATTTCTTGGAATTTGCCtcaattttttccttcctgctgctgcaggagcagcgtGTTAAGTGGCAGGGAAGGTCAGAGGAAGAACATGTGAATGCCAAAGGAGAGCAGTGTGCCCCAACACCACTTTTGGCAAGAAGATCCTTTGCTGTAGAAGCTTGCCCATGTGCCTGTAATGCATCCAGTGGGATTTCTGGGGCTAGCAGGGCCCCAGATCCCCTGTTCACGCTATAAAGcacattttcacatttcaagACACCATTTCAGAACCTCCTGATCCATTTACAGCTGGTGGTACCTACTGCTGGGCTCACTCCCATGGCAGGCAGCACTCAAACCATCCCTGCGAGGTTCTTGTTCAACGTTTCTCAGGACCGTGAGGAGCCATGagcttccccagctctgcacagggcTATCCTTCGCTGttagcagctgcctgccctACTGAAGACAAAGCAAGCGCCCTGAAAAGGGGCCAAACAGTCTGTGGAAACAGCCAAAGTGATGTGTGACACATCTAGAAAAGGCAGGCTGAAATACCCCGCTAGTTATAGCTCCTATGGCCctgtgcagccaggcagggcacGGAGCTTCATTAGCACCCTTAGAACTGCCCTGTACTGCCCAACAATACTGTGTTTTTCTAACATGCCTGGTAATCACTTGCAACACtctattgcaaatattttcatgcttgCACTGAAGCTGCAAAACTAACAAAGCTCTGAGCTGGGGAGGAGACAAGAAGAGACCGTGCTGTTGAACAAGAGCCAGGACAAATAACTTCTACCATGCTGTAGGCTCTACAACAAACTTTAATAGTCTGGAATTACACTGCCATCCACGGAGCTGCTTATAGGTAACTTGGGGAAAGCTCTAAAGCAAAAGAGTTGCTATAAATCCTTTTTGTCCTGCTAGCTCAACATTCCCTTTccccaaatatatttttgccctctgtttctttagaaaaggGATTTACACATAACACAGGAGTTACTCAGGAATCCAGATATGTGCTAAAGATGAAGTCATGCACCTGTGATTATTCTTCAGCAGGGGTTTCACCATGTCCTCAAAGAAAAAAGGCCAGTACAGGGCAGTAAGGTCTCCCTTCTGCCTTTGACAGGACATACACCATCCCCTGCACATTACAAATCAGTGGTAAAAACACCCTTCTTGTTTTCAGAGCCCAAATAAAAAATCTGGAGAGTTGATCTGGTGGAAAGAGTCAGCAAAGTAAACAGTTTTCCTTCCAGTAGCATAGAAGAGTACAAAAGAATCCAGCGTCACAACCAAATCATCATTCCTCCCCAAATCCTCTGCCCCGTTATCTGCAAGTTCCCAAACTCTGCAGTCAGCCAGACCTGCACCTGTGTCTTGAGGCAGGAGGGAACAAGCGTTATTCCAAGTtacagagaaacagcaaaacccaggagatgctgctgagcTCTTCCATGTCTCATAGGTGCAGGATGGAACCAAGCATTTGCTGAGCACCACACAGAGTATTCCTCAAAGGTTTGGAAAAATGACCAGAAAGACGCCACGACACACGCTGCCACCACCTCTGTCACAATACTTACAGAGCTGCAGTTTACAAGTTCAGCCAAGTGACAATGAGGGGGATGCTGAGGATGGAAACATTGGGAACATGGGTCCAGGTAAAGCTCTGGGTcgtgctggggctgcagaggtcAAACAAGCTGCCTTGAAATTTGATTTTCTGAGACTCCCTTCTCAGCATCTCCCAGATGGCTGCCGCTTCCTTCTGGCACTCCCAGAGCGCTGTCAGGGCACACGTGTGAAATTCATCCCAGTACCTGCAGCCAGGGGAGACACCACACCATCAGTCCCTTTGCATTAGCACAGTGCCAGGATGCCAGGCAGAGCCTTGCTGCTCTGAGCCTGCCCTTCAAGCAGAAACAGCCTCTGTGTTTTATGCAAGTTGCCCAGACTATTGATCCCCTCCATCATCTCCCAGAACATCTTGACTAAAACTCCAAACCTCAAAACACACTGAAGTTATTTCatgggttgtttttgttgggggtttttttccccccctttctctGGAAGTCaataaaatccattattttcCATCAACAAATGCTTCCCTTCAGCACCGAGCACCCCGAGTATCTAAACCAGGCTGCAAACAAAGGCCCAGCACATTTCATTCATAGCTTCCTCCAAGCTGAGTCAAGGGCGAAACgcaagcacaaagcaaggaGAAGGACAACAGCTCCTGCAGACTGTCGCAGCTTTATAACTGGGGTGTGGGGGAGTTATTCACTGTTCTCATTAGACACAACTCCATTTATCTGCTGGGTATTGCCCTGTGTGAGTAGAAGCTGTTCAATGGAAAGAGGCTCTTGGAGAGCACCAGGGAAAAAACAAGACAGGCAAAGATAACCCATGGTCCTGCGGGAATGAACCGGGAGCTGCTCGCTGAAGACCCCCTTGGGCAGCCATCCCCTGGGGCTGGCACTTTggaattgtttttttcagatccaCAGCTAGAACCAGGCAGGGAAAAACCCTGGAAGAAATGGGGCCAAAACCCACAGCCCCTGAAAAAGACTCTTCCAGGAGGGGCACAGTGGACACCACCCTACCGGTCTGGTACACTGGAGCCAGCACCATGCAGGATGGCCCTGCTCTGCATTTATCCAGAGCAGCATCCAGCCTGCCAAGGCTTTACCCTCTCCCTGAGCTCCTTCCTTACTCTTGGTGAAGAAGCGTGGTGGCTCTGAAGAAGCTGGTTTGGAGCTGTTTCCAGCGAGATCCCTGTGCACCAGTGACAAGCtgagcagggagggatgggcTCCAGCTGTCCAGGGACAAGGACAGCAGGTACCAGGCTGGGCCATATGTCCCCACGCAGTGTGAGGAAGGACCAGAATGGGCACCCCatccgattttttttttttttttttttttttttttgctgctgagtATGGGAGAATTAGACTCAGTACCAGATCCCTCGAAGGCTGCTGTAGGCACTGCTCTGTGACAAGGAGGGCACCCAAAGCCTGGCAGGTTGCTGCACGCACACCAGCGTGTCCACAAGTCCTGACACAGCTGAATTCACAGGCGAGGTCTCTGTTTTGCAAgtacaaacccacaaaataaaaCGGCAGGAGCCTGAAAGTCTCAGCAAATGCCACAGACCATCACATCCTCTGGAAGTGGTTCCtctccaaaacaaaaacttccCCAAGAGACAGAAGAGGCTCTGTGCCACGCTTGCCACTAACCTTCCCCCCATGGATTCTTTCAAACAGAGTTTCTTTTACctgaagaaagcatttttctattGCAGCTTCTTTGGAGCAACGTGTCCTGGCACCTGGTACCAGGGCAAGAGGGACCAGCTGCGGGCAGCACCCCCCGAGTCCTAGCCAGcttcccagcctctgccagcccacAGCACCGAGTGATGAGTGACTTGCACCCCGAGGTACCTGATtgccctcccctccaccccagtTTTGCTGTCCTGTCCCACgttgctggggctgggcaccaCCTCCAGGCCATAGATTACCTGCAAGCTGGGGACTGCTTAGAGGACAGGAGCAACTGCTCTGCCACCTTCCCCGTGCCCTCCAGGACACCAGGCACACGTGCCACCCCTCGGGAAGGAGATGTAGCCCGGCCAGCTGAGCAGGGACCCTGCACATGGGAAGGGGACAGCTCAGTTTTGTCCAAATGCCCAGTGCTGGAGATGACACCTTGTGCAGACCCAAGCACTCTGTTTATTTAGTTTTCCTACCAGGGCCTACATCAGAGCGCCAGCTGTGAGGGAGTTCATTAAACTGAGTCACTGTGGCAGAAGAAATGTCCCCAGATAATGAGAAAAGCTGGTGCCAACACAAGTAACCTCCTGTGCTTGCTCCcgagctgtggcagcagcagcagcaggcagctctgccaggtgAGAGTTAAACCTAGCCTGTGTCTTCAGGCAAAGGATGGCTGGGGGAAGGTGAAGAGGGATGACAGCTCCTGTCTGGTTCTGCTTTCAGCCCGGATGGCAGCTCCCAATGTTTCAGCCTTCACAGCCTCCAtctgctcagccaggcaggctgctgtCAGACAGCTCGCCCAGGCTGGCTCTGGGGCAGCATCCTGCACATAGGGCTGAGATGCCACCAGCCCCAtgctggctcccagctctgtgtcTGTCCCCCACCCACACTCCCGGAGAGGGGACCACGGCACCAGAAAAGCCAACAGCGGTGGGGAAGGCTGAGAGTTAAGGTcaataattcagaaatacttcCTGGCAGGAAGCTGGGAAATCAGCTTTTTCCTCCAGCCAGGGCAAGCCCAGCTAGCCATGCACCAGGACCAGCAGGAGAAGCTGGCACGTCACAGAAGGCACAGAGTTTCAGCCCTGCCAGCGGGGAAGACCCCAGGACCTGTTCTGTGATGGTTAGAGCCCCAGAGCCTGTAAAAAAACCTTAACTCACACATTTTGTGCGAGTTTCAGCAAAGGAACTACTCCTCCAGCAATCAACCACGGCACATGTTGGGCTGTAGGCTCAGCTGTTTCCCGATACCAAGaagccacattaaaaaaaaaaaaaaaaaaaaacaaagcagcgTACATCAATGTTAAGACCCTGCTGAGCGGCAGCTCTGACCCAGCATGGGCAAGGCCAGGAGCGAAGGCAGCCAAGCCCCCACACTTACAAAAGTAGCCCCCAGGGCACATGTGACCAGGAGTGCGGTGACCACGGTGGGCAAACAGGGCATGCTGCCGCAGCTGCCGCAGGGCAGGCACGAGAGGCTCCCAGAGGCGAGCTCCAGGAGTGGTCATCACCCTCCCAGAAGAAACCTAGCCATGGTTGCCACTTGGCCAAAAGCCAGCGTCAGAAGGCATCAGGCAACCCAGACAGAGCTCCCAGTGAACATGTGGGTCACGGGGAGTGCCTGAGCCTGTCGGTGCTGCCCAAGGGCAGCAGAACACCAGCGTGAGGGGTGACAGGGTGAATgatctgctcagcctggtggcagagctggaagaggaCATAGAAACATTGCCATAAGGGATGAGGAAAAGACTGAAGTATTTAATGCTTTGACTCAGTCTTCACTAGTAAGACCAGCTACCCTCTGGGCGCTCAGCCAGCGCAGGGGCAGCGCACCACAGATAACTGCCCCAACCCTCTCTCTTCCAGGGATCAGCCCCAGGGGTGGGACACGCAGGGGGTCCTGGCCTGGGGCCGTACTCACCCACAGACTTGGTGCAGGCCCTGCAGCTCGATGCCATCCGCCTCCTCGTATGTGGCCATGTTTTCCCCCAGCTTGAGGATGCAGTCCGAGAAGCCTTGGTAAACGTTGGCACAGGTGGTGCCCgatgccagcagcccagccaggtGCCCTGTCAGCCACCCAGGGGGTCAGTATGAGCACCGAGACCCTTGGGAACAGAGACCACCTCCTTCTTGGGGTGacctgggcagccctgggc
Proteins encoded in this region:
- the LOC121094851 gene encoding neuritin-like, with product MGQRRGTAVLLLALGHLAGLLASGTTCANVYQGFSDCILKLGENMATYEEADGIELQGLHQVCGYWDEFHTCALTALWECQKEAAAIWEMLRRESQKIKFQGSLFDLCSPSTTQSFTWTHVPNVSILSIPLIVTWLNL